A window of Maioricimonas rarisocia genomic DNA:
GGACCGATGCGTCGTTCGGCGTGACCCTGGGGGACATCGTCTTCGACGACCTGACGATCATGGAGCCGCTCAACCGGACGATCGCGCTGCTCGGCATTCCGTGGTACAACGTCGCCGGCAACCACGACATCAACTACGACGCCAAGACCCGCAAGTACGCGAACGAAACGTTCGAGCGGATTTACGGTCCGTCGTACTACTCCTTCGACTACGGGCCGGTTCACTTCATCGTCGTCGACAACATCGAGTGGCGTGTCGACAGCGAGACCGGCAAGGGGCGGTATCGTGGCGGCATCGGTGAAGAGCAGCTGCAGTTCATCAAGACCGACCTCGAACAGATCCCCGAAGAGCAGCTCGTCGTGCTGATGATGCACATCCCGCTGACCGGAACCCACGACCGGCACGGGCTGTACCGCCTCATCGAAAAGCGTCCCTTCTGCATTTCGATCTCCGGACACACGCATCATCACGAGCATGTCTGGATCACTGATGAAGATGGCTGGGAAGGTCCCGAGCCGCATCATCACATCATCAATGTGACGGTCTGCGGCAGCTGGTGGAGCGGTGCTCTGGACGAGCGGGGTATTCCGCACACGACGATGGCGGACGGCGCTCCGAACGGGTACTCGATCATCAAATTCGACGGGACCAACTACGAGCTGGACTTCCACGCGGCCGGCCGCCCCGAGAACTACCAGATGGAGATCGATGCTCCGGAAGTCGTCAAGGTGGCCGAGCTGGCCGACACGACGATCTTCGTGAACGTCTTCAACGGTTCGGAGAAGACGAAGGTCGAGCTGAAGCTGGCAGACTCCGACTGGACGACGATGGAGAAGACCCGCGCGGTCGATCCGAAGTATCAGCGGAGCTACGAGAAGGAAGCGGCCGTGCTGGAAGCAGGCGGCCAGTGGCGCAAGCTCCCCAAGCCGAAGGCTTCGTCGCACCTGTGGAAGGTCAACCTGCCGGCGGGTGTTCCCGCGGGGACGCACGCGATCGAGATCCGGGCGACCGATCACTGGGGACGGACGTTCGAGGATCGGCGGATCATCCGCGTGGAAGACTGACCATCCGGGCAATGCCCCTGTGATGGCTGATAGGATCCGGCCGGTTACAATCCCCGTGCTGGTCTCGCGGAAACGTCTACTGACACCCGCGGCGGCAACGAGTCGTCGCGGGTGCTTTCGTGATACGGGCCATTCCTCTGGGGACGTCGACAGGGAGGGAGACGATGGCGAACGAGCGACTGTCGAGGATCGGTCCGGGACTACGGCTGCTGGCCCTGTTCATCGTCGTCGGAATCGGGCTGCTGCTCGCCGTGTGGCTCGTCGATGGCCGGCTGGTGCTCGAGAAACTGCTGACGCGTCTCATTCTGCCGGTCAGTCTGATCTGGCTGGCGCTCACGTTGCAGACCGCCTGGGCAGTTCTTCGCCGACGCTGGCTGCCCGCACTGCTGGCCGGTGCGACATGGCTCCTGCTCGGAGTGGCCGGCAACGACCGGTTCGCCGAAATGCTGATCTGGGAATTCGTCGACGAGTATGCCACGGTCGACCCGTTTGCGGCCCCGCCGTTCGACACGGTGGTTCTGCTCGGCGGCGGAACGCGGCACAGCATCGGTGATCGCGTCGAACTGGGGCACAGTGGTGATCGGGTCGGACTGGCCGCCCGGCTGTACCAGGCCGGCCAGGTCAACCGGATCATCTGCAC
This region includes:
- a CDS encoding YdcF family protein, with product MANERLSRIGPGLRLLALFIVVGIGLLLAVWLVDGRLVLEKLLTRLILPVSLIWLALTLQTAWAVLRRRWLPALLAGATWLLLGVAGNDRFAEMLIWEFVDEYATVDPFAAPPFDTVVLLGGGTRHSIGDRVELGHSGDRVGLAARLYQAGQVNRIICTGTRIKGFAPDGKDPAELTETLLIELGIPRDVLSKSPGTDTSSEMRELAKALEAEGRTGVISSAWHMPRVMRLARHNGLDLIPIPADFRVSDVSHRPQTFGAWIYSLIPNVESLKTSTVCFREWLAGLVNR
- a CDS encoding calcineurin-like phosphoesterase C-terminal domain-containing protein; translated protein: MMYRIVGGVVVLGVLIAISAPRASNHEDKIQTARGVVYHDRNGNETFDEGDKPLAGIRVSNGHQIVETDDQGKYELTVDDDNILFVIKPRNWRTPLSENMLPQFYYIHKPNGSPDLRYGGVEPTGPLPESVDFPLYPQEEPDDFKAIMFGDTQPRNQQEVDWIAHDVVEELVGTDASFGVTLGDIVFDDLTIMEPLNRTIALLGIPWYNVAGNHDINYDAKTRKYANETFERIYGPSYYSFDYGPVHFIVVDNIEWRVDSETGKGRYRGGIGEEQLQFIKTDLEQIPEEQLVVLMMHIPLTGTHDRHGLYRLIEKRPFCISISGHTHHHEHVWITDEDGWEGPEPHHHIINVTVCGSWWSGALDERGIPHTTMADGAPNGYSIIKFDGTNYELDFHAAGRPENYQMEIDAPEVVKVAELADTTIFVNVFNGSEKTKVELKLADSDWTTMEKTRAVDPKYQRSYEKEAAVLEAGGQWRKLPKPKASSHLWKVNLPAGVPAGTHAIEIRATDHWGRTFEDRRIIRVED